One region of Mycobacterium riyadhense genomic DNA includes:
- the eccCb gene encoding type VII secretion protein EccCb: MTTQPETRALREVVLDQLSTAESRAYKMWLPPLTNPTPLDELVARDTLRKPLRFALGIMDEPRRHLQEVWGVDVSGAGGNIGIGGAPQTGKSTLLQTMVMSAAATHSPRNVQFYCIDLGGGGLIYLEHLPHVGGVANRSEPDKVNRVIAEMQAVMRQRETMFKEHRVGSMAMYRQLREDPNQPVAADPYGDVFLIIDGWPGFVGEFPDLEAQVQDLATQGLAFGVHVIIATPRWTELKSRVRDYLGTKIEFRLGDVNETQIDRITREIPANRPGRAVSMEKHHLMIGVPRFDGVHSTENLVEAITAGVTQIAAQHTEKAPPVRVLPERIHLYELDPNPPGPESDYRTRWEIPIGLRETDMTPAYSHMHSNPHLLIFGAAKSGKTTIAHAIARAICARNSPDQVRFMLADYRSGLLDAVPDSHLLSAGAINRNSASLDEAVKALAVNLKKRLPPTDLTTAQLRTRSWWSGFDVVLLVDDWHMIVGAAGGMPPMAPLAPLLPAAPDIGLHIIVTCQMSQAYKATMDKFVGAAFGSGAPTMFLSGEKQEFPSSEFKVKRRPPGQAFLVSPDGKEVIQAPYIEPPEEVFAAPPTPS, from the coding sequence ATGACCACCCAACCTGAAACACGGGCGCTGCGCGAGGTGGTACTGGACCAGCTGAGCACGGCTGAATCGCGTGCATACAAGATGTGGCTGCCGCCGCTGACCAATCCGACGCCACTCGATGAACTGGTCGCGCGCGACACGCTGCGAAAACCATTGCGGTTTGCCCTGGGGATCATGGATGAACCGCGTCGGCATCTCCAGGAAGTATGGGGCGTCGACGTTTCCGGAGCTGGCGGCAACATCGGCATCGGCGGAGCGCCGCAGACCGGGAAGTCGACGCTGCTGCAAACAATGGTCATGTCGGCGGCCGCCACGCACTCACCGCGCAATGTCCAGTTCTACTGCATCGACCTCGGTGGCGGCGGTCTGATCTATCTGGAGCACCTGCCGCATGTCGGCGGGGTGGCCAACCGGTCCGAGCCCGACAAGGTCAACCGTGTGATCGCCGAGATGCAAGCCGTTATGCGGCAACGAGAAACGATGTTCAAGGAACACCGGGTGGGATCGATGGCGATGTATCGGCAGCTGCGCGAGGATCCCAACCAGCCCGTGGCGGCCGATCCATATGGCGACGTGTTTCTGATCATCGACGGGTGGCCGGGTTTTGTCGGTGAGTTCCCCGACCTGGAAGCACAGGTCCAGGATCTGGCGACTCAGGGGCTCGCGTTCGGTGTTCACGTGATCATCGCCACGCCGCGCTGGACGGAACTGAAGTCGCGGGTGCGCGACTATCTCGGCACCAAGATCGAGTTCCGGCTCGGCGACGTCAACGAAACCCAGATCGACCGCATTACTCGAGAGATCCCGGCGAATCGTCCGGGTCGGGCAGTGTCAATGGAGAAGCACCACTTGATGATTGGTGTGCCCAGGTTTGACGGTGTACACAGCACCGAGAACCTGGTGGAGGCGATCACCGCGGGAGTGACCCAGATCGCGGCTCAGCACACCGAGAAGGCGCCTCCGGTCCGGGTGCTGCCGGAGCGGATCCATCTGTACGAACTCGACCCGAACCCTCCCGGCCCCGAGTCCGACTACCGCACTCGCTGGGAGATCCCGATCGGACTGCGCGAGACGGACATGACCCCGGCCTACAGCCACATGCATTCCAACCCGCACCTGTTGATATTCGGTGCGGCCAAATCGGGCAAGACGACCATCGCCCATGCAATCGCGCGAGCGATCTGTGCCCGCAATAGTCCCGACCAGGTGCGGTTCATGCTCGCCGACTACCGCTCGGGCTTGCTCGATGCGGTGCCGGACAGCCATCTGCTCTCCGCCGGCGCAATCAACCGCAACAGTGCGAGTCTGGACGAGGCCGTCAAAGCGCTGGCGGTCAACTTGAAGAAGCGGTTGCCACCGACCGACCTGACGACGGCACAACTGCGCACGCGTTCTTGGTGGAGCGGATTCGACGTTGTGCTTCTGGTCGACGATTGGCACATGATTGTCGGTGCGGCCGGCGGGATGCCACCGATGGCACCGCTAGCGCCACTATTACCGGCCGCGCCAGATATCGGGTTGCACATCATTGTGACCTGTCAGATGAGTCAGGCGTACAAGGCCACGATGGACAAGTTCGTCGGCGCCGCATTCGGGTCCGGCGCCCCGACAATGTTCCTTTCCGGCGAGAAGCAGGAATTCCCGTCCAGCGAGTTCAAGGTCAAGCGCCGGCCTCCTGGCCAGGCATTTTTGGTCTCACCAGACGGCAAGGAGGTCATCCAGGCCCCCTACATTGAGCCTCCAGAAGAAGTGTTCGCAGCACCCCCAACCCCCAGTTAG
- a CDS encoding PE family protein, with amino-acid sequence MDEMSHDAAAADIGTQLSENALGGAAAGAAALTSVTGLVPAGADEVSAQAATAFASDGVQALASNSSAQHELYRAGEVVHQIARTYSEVDDCAAAVIV; translated from the coding sequence ATGGACGAAATGTCACACGATGCGGCCGCTGCCGACATCGGCACTCAACTGAGCGAGAACGCGCTCGGTGGTGCCGCGGCCGGCGCCGCGGCGTTGACGTCGGTGACGGGACTGGTCCCCGCAGGGGCCGACGAAGTCTCGGCCCAGGCGGCGACGGCGTTCGCATCCGACGGCGTCCAGGCGCTGGCTTCGAACTCCTCGGCCCAACACGAGCTGTACCGGGCCGGCGAAGTGGTCCACCAGATTGCCCGCACCTATTCCGAGGTCGACGACTGCGCTGCCGCAGTCATCGTCTAG
- a CDS encoding PPE family protein produces MLWHAMPPELNTARLMAGAGPAPMLAAATGWAALAAALDAQAVELTSRLNSLGEAWTGGSSDKAIAAALPMVTWLQTASTQAKTRGMQATAQAAAYTQAMETTPSLAEIAANHITTAVLVATNFFGINTVPIAFNEMDYFIRMWTQAAVAMDVYQAETLANTLFEKLEPMTAILDPGTSQGMSSNPILGMASRVTGVPADQLQATAGQVAEMSGPMQQLTQPMQQAGSMFSQMGSSAGGPGSGLGEDEGAQMGLLGTSPLSNHPLAGGSGPSTGAGLLRGETLPGAGGTLARTPLMTGLVDKPATAAVMPAAAAGSSATGGAAPVGAGAMGQGAGSGGSSRPGLAAPTPLVQERDEHDEEEWDDEDDW; encoded by the coding sequence ATGCTGTGGCACGCAATGCCGCCGGAGCTCAACACCGCACGGCTAATGGCCGGCGCGGGTCCGGCTCCGATGCTGGCTGCAGCGACGGGGTGGGCGGCACTGGCGGCAGCCCTCGACGCTCAGGCCGTCGAGCTAACTTCCCGCCTGAACTCTCTGGGCGAGGCGTGGACCGGAGGAAGCAGCGATAAGGCGATTGCCGCCGCGCTACCGATGGTGACCTGGCTGCAGACCGCGTCGACGCAGGCCAAGACGCGCGGAATGCAGGCAACGGCGCAGGCCGCCGCTTACACGCAAGCGATGGAGACCACCCCGTCATTAGCCGAGATCGCTGCCAACCACATCACCACTGCGGTCCTGGTGGCCACGAACTTCTTCGGTATCAACACCGTCCCGATCGCGTTCAACGAGATGGATTACTTCATCCGCATGTGGACCCAGGCCGCCGTGGCGATGGACGTGTACCAGGCCGAGACTTTGGCCAACACGCTGTTCGAAAAGCTCGAGCCGATGACGGCCATCCTGGATCCAGGGACCAGCCAGGGCATGTCATCGAACCCGATCCTCGGGATGGCGTCCCGAGTCACTGGCGTTCCCGCCGACCAACTCCAGGCGACGGCGGGGCAAGTCGCGGAGATGAGCGGCCCAATGCAGCAGCTGACTCAGCCGATGCAACAGGCGGGCTCGATGTTCAGCCAAATGGGTAGCAGCGCAGGCGGTCCCGGCAGCGGGCTGGGCGAGGACGAAGGCGCCCAGATGGGTCTGCTCGGCACCAGTCCGCTGTCCAACCACCCATTGGCGGGGGGCTCGGGCCCCAGCACCGGCGCGGGACTGCTACGCGGGGAGACCCTGCCCGGCGCCGGCGGGACGCTGGCCCGTACGCCGCTGATGACCGGGCTCGTCGACAAGCCCGCCACTGCTGCGGTGATGCCGGCGGCAGCCGCCGGATCATCGGCAACGGGCGGTGCCGCCCCAGTGGGTGCCGGCGCGATGGGCCAGGGCGCGGGCTCCGGTGGTTCATCCAGACCAGGGCTGGCGGCGCCGACGCCGCTCGTCCAGGAGCGCGACGAACACGACGAAGAAGAGTGGGACGACGAGGACGACTGGTGA
- a CDS encoding WXG100 family type VII secretion target, producing the protein MAEMKTDAATLAQEAGNFERISGDLKTQIDQVESTAATLQSQWQGAAGQAAQAAVVRFQEAANKQKAELDEISTNIRQAGVQYSKADEEQQQALSSQMGF; encoded by the coding sequence ATGGCAGAGATGAAGACCGATGCCGCTACCCTCGCGCAGGAGGCAGGTAACTTCGAGCGGATCTCGGGCGACCTGAAGACCCAGATCGACCAGGTTGAGTCGACCGCGGCGACGCTGCAAAGTCAGTGGCAGGGCGCGGCAGGCCAGGCGGCCCAGGCCGCGGTGGTGCGCTTCCAAGAGGCGGCCAACAAGCAAAAGGCGGAACTCGACGAGATCTCGACGAATATTCGTCAGGCCGGCGTCCAGTACTCGAAGGCCGACGAGGAGCAGCAGCAGGCGCTGTCCTCACAAATGGGCTTCTAA
- the esxA gene encoding type VII secretion system ESX-1 WXG100 family target ESAT-6, which translates to MTEQQWNFAGIEAASSAIQGNVTSIHSLLDEGKQSLTKLAAAWGGSGSEAYQGVQQKWDATAQELNNALQNLARTISEAGQAMQSTEGNVTGMFA; encoded by the coding sequence ATGACAGAGCAGCAGTGGAATTTCGCGGGCATTGAAGCCGCATCGAGCGCAATTCAGGGAAATGTCACCAGCATTCATTCTCTTCTCGACGAGGGGAAGCAGTCCCTGACCAAGCTCGCGGCGGCCTGGGGCGGTAGCGGTTCGGAGGCCTACCAGGGCGTTCAGCAGAAGTGGGATGCCACCGCTCAGGAGCTGAACAACGCGCTGCAGAACCTGGCTCGCACCATCAGCGAGGCCGGCCAGGCGATGCAGTCGACCGAAGGCAACGTCACCGGGATGTTCGCATAG